A window of Sinimarinibacterium sp. NLF-5-8 genomic DNA:
GATGGGCTGGCGCACGTTCGCGTAGGCATTGCCGGGGATCGAGGACAGCCACGCATCCACGGCGTTGAGCGTTTCGGGGATGGTGACGAAGCCGCGTCCCTGGATGACGCGCTCCACCATGCGCAGCTTCTCGTCGGCCACGGCCGGGTCGGCATCGAGCACCGTCACCGTCGCGGTGAGGTAGCCGAAGGCGACTTGATCGCTGCCCAGCTCCTGCAAGGCGGCATCGGCATCGGCCGCCTTGTTGCTCGCGTCGGTATCGACCAGCGGGCTTTCCTGCTGGAAGATGGTTTCGCGCAGCAGCGCCACCACGTTCTTGCGCTTGGCGAACCACTGCCGGCGCAGGCGGGCGAGTTCCTTTTCCGCCTCGGCTTTGTCCAGGCAGAGAAAGCGCGTACTCCAGCGGTAGGCAAAGCCGAGGCGGTTGAGGTCGTCCAGAATCCCCGGCCAGGTCGAGGTCGGGAAGCCCCGCACCGACACCACGCGCAGGTGCTGATCGCCCAGCATGGGCGCCAGGCCGCCGACGAGCGCGGAGTCGGTCAGCAGCGCGTCGATGTGGAACGGCACTTCGGGCACGCCCACGCGATAGCGCCGCGTCGAGATGGTGGCGTGCAGGTAGGTCAGCGTCTGGCTGTCATCGAGCCACGCGATTTCCGGCATCACGCCATCGAGCAGGTCAAAGACGCGATCCGTCTCCGCGATGAAGGCTTGCAGCCGCTCGCGCCAGTCCACGCCTTCGGTGGGCCGGTTCTCGTACAGCATCCCCGCCGCGCGGGCGCGCGATTCCTCGGGCGGCAGGTACACGAGCGTCAGGTGATAGCCGCTCTCGAAATGGTTGTCGGATTCCTCGAACGCGGCGCGGCGTTCTTCATCGACCAGCCAGGACAGCGGTTCGGGGAAGTCGGAGTGTGGGTAGTCCGCCGCCGGCCGGCGCTCGGCCTCGATGAACAAGGCCCAGCCCGACCCCAGCCGGCGCAGCGCGTTGTTGAGCCGCGCCGATGCGGCGATCAGCTCGCCTTGCGTGGCGCTGTCCAGATCAGGCCCGCGAAAGCGCGCCGTGCGCTGGAAACTGCCATCCTTGTTCAAGACGACACCCGACGCGATCAGGCCGGCCCAGGGCAGCCAGTCGGCCAGCAGCGCGGGCCGCTGGCGGTATTCGGCAAGGTTCAGCATGGCATCCCCCTCACACGTCCAGCAGCGGCTTGTGCTTGATGTGCCGGGCAAAGACCTGCATGAACTGCGGATCGACGCGCGCACCCCAGACCGCCAGCGAGTGGCCGACGATCCAGAGCACCACACCGGGAATCCACAGTTGCAGGCCCAGCCCGACGGCGGCGGCCAGCGTGCCGTTGGCGATCGCCACGGTGCGCGGCGCACCGCCCAGCAGGATCGGCTCGGTCAGCGAGCGATGCAACGGAATCTCGAAGCCGGGTGCACCTTCGCTGGCGGCACTCATACGACCGCCCCGCCGGAGAAGCTGAAGAACGACAGGAAGAAGCTCGAAGCGGCGAACGCGATGGACAGACCGAAGACGATCTGGATCAGCTTGCGGAATCCGCCGGACGTGTCGCCGAACGCGAGCGCGAGGCCCGTGGCGATGATGATGATGACCGCGACGATGCGCGCCACCGGCCCCTGGATGGATTCGAGGATGGATTGCAGCGGGCCTTCCCACGGCATCGAGGAACCGGCGGCCTGCGCGGTTCCGGCCAGGAACAACAGCAACGCGGCCAGCAGCAGTCCTTGCCCCGCAGGGCGGGCCAGGCAGCGCAGCCGCGCAAGACGCAAAGCCGGATTTGCAGAAAAACGAAAAGCAGGAACGGTCATCTGCGTCATGGCAGTTCTCCAGGTTGATCAGGGGACAGGGAAGGCGCAGCGGTTTCGGCTGCGAAGGGAACCGGCGGCAGCTCGGGAAACGGCGCGTCCATCGCATCCGCCCCCCAATCCGCCAATCGGTAGCCCACGCCGTCGAAGCCGACGACGCGGGCGATGCTCTCGATGCGGCGCTTGCGCCCGCGTCCGGCGATGTGGATCACCACGTTGACCGCCTCGGCGATCAGCGCACGGGGCGGATTCACCGCCACTTCGAGAATCAGTTGCTCCAGGCGCAGCAGCGCGCCGAGCGCGGAGCCGGCATGGATCGTGGCGATACCGCCCGGATGGCCTGTGCCCCACACCTTGATGAGATCCAGTGCCTCGGCGCCGCGCACTTCGCCAACGACGACGCGATCAGGCCGCAGGCGCATGGACGAGCGCACCAGTTCGGTCATGGACACCACGCCTGCGCGCGTGCGCAGCGGAACGTGGTCGCGGGCCGCGCATTGCAGTTCCACCGTGTCTTCGAGCACCAGCACGCGGTCGCCGGTGGCGGCGATTTCGGCGAGCAAAGCATTGGCGAGCGTGGTCTTGCCGCTGCTGGTGGCGCCAGCGATCAGCACGTTCTGCCGCTCGCGCACGGCGCGCACCAGAAAGCCCGCCTGCGCGCTGGTCATCATCCCGTCGATGACGTACCGCTCCAGCGGAATCACGCCGATGGCGCGCTTGCGCAGCGCGAAGGCCGGCCCCGGCGCTGCCGGCGGCAAGATGCCCTCGAAGCGTTCGCCCGTTTCGGGCAACTCGGCGGACAGCAGCGGCTGACCGCGATGGACTTCTGCGCCGACGTGGGCCGCGACCAGGCGGATGATTCGCTCGCCGTCCGCCTCGGGCAGTTCCACGCCCATCGGCGCGCGCCCACTGGAAAGCCGATCCACCCAAAGGGTGCGATCGGGGTTCAGCATCACCTCCACCACGTCCGGGTCTTCGAGCGCGGCGGCGATCAGCGGCCCCATCGCCGTGCGCAGCATCTGGATGCGGCGGTCGAGCGACGTGGCGCTCATGGACTGCGGAACGGCGCTCATGACGCACGCTCCTGCGCTTGCGCGGCTGCCGCCGCGTCTTCCATCCGCATTGGATCGGGATGCAGTTCCTCCACCACGTAGCGCACCAGGCTGCGGCCCCGCAGCAGGTGGCGGCCAAGCTGCTCGGTGAATTGCTCGAAGCGCGCTTTGCCCTGCGCGCGTGCCGCGTCTTGGTGCGCCTCGGGAATCGGCGTGCTCACGGTCAGGTAGTAGCGGATGAACAGCGCCAGCGTTTCGATGGCGATGTTCTGGTCGCGCTCCATGCGCTCCGCCTGCCGCGACAGGCGATCCAGCCGTTTGGCAATGGCCGCCTCGCGCTGGTCGGCGGCATCGGGCGACAGCCACGATGCGAGCGCCGCCGCGACGATGGACGATCTGGACACGCCTTTCTTGGCGGCCAGCTCGTCCAGGCGCTTGGCGTGCTCCGGCTGGATGAACAGGTTGAGGCGGTAGTGGCTCATAGCTCGATTCCGTCGTTGGGGTCGAGGGAAGCCAGCCGGGCCGTGCGCTGCATGGCTGGATCGAGCTGGCGCGGAAGGGGAAGTGGCAGGTCGTCGTCGTCATCGAGCAGCCCAAGGTCGGCCGCGGGCGCGGCCAGTTCGGGGTCGTAGGCGACGGTTTCGGAGAGTTCGGGTTGACAGCGCGGGCCGCCGTCGTCGGCGGCCAAGCTCCCCAGGCCATCGGCGGATGCCGTCGCCGGTACGGCAGGCGTTGGCGGAATCGCCAGCCCGCTCCAGTCATCCGGGCGCAGCGGCGGCGCGTCGGCGTACTGCCCGCCCGCAAGCGCGGGCGGCGGCAGCACGCGGCGCTTGAAATTGGCGTCCGCGTAGTAGCGCAGCTTCTTCGCCTTGATCGGCGCGACGCTGGACACCATCACCACCGCCTCGTCAGGCGGAAGCTGCATCACCTCGCCCGGCGTCAGCAGCGGGCGCGCTGTTTCTTGGCGCGACACCATCAGATGCCCGAGCCACGGCGCGAGCCTGTGGCCGGCATAGTTGCGCTGCGCACGCAGTTCGGTGGCGGTGCCGAGCGTTTCGGAAATGCGTTTGGCCGTGCGTTCATCGTTCGTCGCAAACGTCACGCGGACGTGGCAGTTATCGAGGATGGAATGGTTCTGCCCATACGCCTTGTCGATCTGGTTCAGGCTTTGGGCGATGAGGAAGCTGCGGATGCCGTAGCCGGCCATGAAGGCCAGCGCCGTCTCGAAGAAGTCCAGGCGCCCCAGCGCCGGGAACTCATCGAGCATCAGCAGCAGCTTGTGGCGGCGCTCGATGCCGTCGGAGCCATCGAGCGATTCGGTGAGGCGCCGACCGATCTGGTTGAGGATCAGGCGAATGAGCGGCTTCGTCCGAGAAATGTCCGACGGCGGCACCACCAGATACAGCGACACCGGATGTTCCGCAGCGATCAGGTCGGCAATGCGCCAGTCGCAGCGCGAGGTGACTTCGGCCACCGTGGGATCGCGGTACAGGCCGAGGAACGACATAGCCGTGGACAGCACGCCGGAACGCTCGTTATCCGACTTATTGAGCACTTCGCGCGCCGCAGAGGCGACGACCGGATGCGACCCATCGCCCAAGTGAGGCGTGGTCATCATCCGGTGCAAGGTCAGCTCGAAAGGGCTGGCCGGATCGGAGAGGAAGTTGGCGACGCCGCGCAGCGTCTTGTCTTCGCCCGCGTAGAGCACATGCAGGATGGCTCCGACCAGCAGCGCGTGGCTGGTTTTCTCCCAATGGTTGCGCTTCTCCAGCGCACCTTCGGGATCAACCAGAATGTCCGCGATGTTCTGCACGTCGCGCACCTCGTGCGCGCCGCGCCGCACCTCCAGCAGCGGGTTGTAGGCGGCCGACTTCGCATCGGTGGGGTTGAACAGCAGACAATGCGAGAAGCGCGAGCGCCAGCCGGCAGTGATCTGCCAGTTCTCGCCCTTGATGTCGTGGATGACGGCCGATGCCGGCCAGCTCAAGAGTGTGGGAACGACAAGGCCAACGCCTTTACCCGAGCGCGTGGGCGCGAAGGTCAGGACGTGTTCCGGGCCTTCATGGCGCAGGTACTGGCGATCGTGCTGGCCGAGGAACACGCCGGCAGGCTGTGTGAGGCCAGCCTTGCGAATGTCGTGCGCATTCGCCCATCGCGCCGAGCCGTAGGTCGTGACCATGCGTGCCTGGCGCGAGCGCCAGACCGACATGGCGATGGCAACGACCACGGCGACCATGCCGCTGGTGCCGGCAATGGCACCGCCGGTATCGAAGACCTCCGGTGCATAGGCGCCGAAGAAGAACCACCACTCAAACAGCTTCCACGGGTGGTAGATCGACGTGCCAAGAAAGTCGAACCAGGGCGAGCCAAGGCGTACTTGATAGCCAAGGGCCGCCGCTGTCCATTGTGTGGCGCCCCACACGCCGGCGATCACGATGCCGAATACCACGGCAATCTGACCGAACAGCACGTTCGTCCCTTGCATGACCTGGCCTCCGATTTCTCCTGAGCTGATTCCTCATGAAAATCGCGGCACAAGGGCGTGCCGCAGGCGTCAGGATCGGTGCCGGGTCAGTGCCGGTCAAAGACCGTTTTAAGCAGAAAGGTCGAGCAAAAGGACAGAATTCGTGCGGCGTCGAATCAAAGAAAAACGCCGCAAGCGATGGCGCATTGCGGCGTGTCGAACAAAAAATGAAGGCGATGCGGCGAGCCGCCAACGGTCAGAACTTCGACGATTCCTTCGGCGGCGTGTAGGGCGTTTCGCCGTCGCCATAGAACCGCTTGCGTGTGGCTTCGGCGACCCGATTGCACAACACGTCGCCGAGCTTGGGGCGGTCGGTCTTGCATTGCTGGCGCAGCTCCTTGAGCCGCTCGGGATTGGCCGCCAGTTCTTCCACCGTTGGGATATTCGCTTCCGAAGTGTTGGCCTTTTGAGGCGTTTCAGACTGGCCGCAGGCAGCCAACGCGGCCACCAGCAAGAAAGGAATGATCTTCTTCATGGCACGGGTTCCTTCGGTGGATCAGGGTGGTGGCTGGCTGTGGGCCTGGGAGATTCCGGTGACTCGATGGTCTCTACGCGCTCGATGAATCGCGTCAGCACATCGGAGGGTTCGCCTTCGAGGCGCAGCAGGTAGGTTGTCAGCGGCGGTACGCGCGAGGCCAACGGTCGGGCCACCACGCCCGATTCGCGGCAGGTGGAAATGTGCGATTCGCCAGTCAGCCCAAGCGCAAAGCCCGCTGATACCAGCGCCATCATCAGATCGCAGGAGGCTACCCGCTCCGCAATCAGCGGTTCCATATCGGCTCGGCGTAGAACGCGCTCGACATGCTTCGCGTGACCCTCGCAGACTTGGGGATCGCACAAGACCAGCGGATAGCGCAGCAGCTCGTTCAGGGGAATGCGCTTGTGCGCCAGCAGCGGATGCCGAGCTGGCACCGCCACCATGAGCGCATCGCTCCAGACGGGCGTAGCGACGATTCCATCGCCCACTTCGTCGAACTGCGCGAAACCCACGTCGTACAGATCGTCATGCAGCCCCTTGATCTGCTGTGACAACGGCACCTCGAAAAACCGAAGTTCAACTTCCGGTTCTTCCTGTCGGCATAGCGTCAACACAGCTGGCAAACGTGAGGGCGTGATGCCGTCTGACAAGGCCACGCGCAACTGCCCGTGAAAGCCATTGGCTGCTGCTTGAACGCTATCACGTGCTTGCTGCAATGCTGCGAATACACGGTGTACATGTTCAAGGAACAAGGACCCGGCACGCGTCAGCCGCGTGCTGCGCGTGGTGCGTGCGAACAGCACCACGCCAAGCTCTTCTTCCAGTTCCTTGATGGTTCGAGATAGCGGCGATTGCTCAATGTGCAATTTCTCCGCCGCGCGAGCGAAGTGTAGCTCTTCGGCAACTGCCAAGAAGCACTTCAGATGTCGAAGATCCATGCCACTTCCCGAGCATCATTGAGAAGTCCCTATCTCTTAGTTCCGCAGTCGAGAAAACAACTTCCACTATTGAGTTAAATATTTTTTGCGTCACCGAATTCGATAGTTCTTTTCAACGCATCCGTATTTTCTTCCACGCGCAGCGTTAATACTTGAACGCCAGTCCGTGTTACAGCCACCGTGTGCTCGAATTGCGCTGACAATTTTCCGTCGCGTGTGACGACTGTCCAACCATCATCTTCAGTTCGAACCGCACGCCGCCCCTGGTTGACCATCGGTTCAATAGTGAACACCATGCCTTCCCGCAGCACTAGGCCCGTTTTCGGGTTACCCCAGTGCAAGACTTGTGGCTCCTCGTGCATTTCTCGCCCGATGCCGTGTCCGCAGTATTCCCTGACGATCGAATAACCGTTCCTGCGCGCATGCCGTTCGATGGCGTGGCCAACGTCACCTAGCGTGGCGCCCGGACGGACGGCTTGGATGCCTTTCCACATCGCTTCATAGGCCACTCGTACCAGTCGCCGCCCCGGCTGTGACACCTCGCCCACCAGGTAGGTTTTGCTGGAGTCAGCGATGTAGCCATTCTTTTCCAGTGTGATGTCGAAATTGACTACATCCCCGTCCTGCAAGATGTCTGTGGTGGATGGAACGCCATGACACACCACGTTGTTGGGAGAAACATTGAGTGCATAGGCATACCCGTATTGACCTTTGCTTGCTGGACGTGCACGGAGTTCATTGACGATGAAATCATCGACCAATTCGTTGATCTGCATCGTGGACATGCCCATCAGGTTCAATCCATCGAGATGGCTGAACACTTGCGCCAGCAACCGCCCCGACTCTGCCAACAGCGAGATTTCCTCCGGCCGTTTGGTCATGGCGATGCCATCTTGAGAGGCTGTGTCACAACGCCTGCTAGCCGTAGCTCACAAGCAACAATCTCGTTGAAGCTCTTTGTCGGATTCATTTCGCACAGCATGCCGATCTTGATCCAGAAGGCCGCCTGCGCGTTAATCGACCGGCACGACACCGTACTTGCTTTGCGCAGTTGGTCGTGTAGATCGTCATCAATGTTCACGATACCCATAAGAAATAAATTCTATATGAAACATATATGAATCATATCATAAACTATGTCGCCGTCAAGTGGCTTCGGTGTACTAGGCTGCACTGATTACCCCACGGACAGTCCTCGTTGCGGCCCAATCTCCCAAGACGCACCGCCGCCTCGCACCGTGGCGGCGAGTTGCTGCCCGAGCCGCTGTTCGATCACCGGCCGCCACGGCACCAGGCTGAATCCCATGCCGTCATCGAGCATCGCGTAGCGACCGCTGGCGAGCATGACCGAGCGCCGGTAGATGCCGGCCACACGCTGCCCGTCCGCCACAGACCGATGATCCAAGCCGGTTTCGGCGGCAATGTCCTTGGCGGCTTGCGTCAGTTCCCGATTGCGCAGCGTGCCCAGCAGGTTGCGCGCCAGGATCACGCGCTGCCCGCGCCGCTCGGCCAGCCCCTGTTCGGCCAGGAAGTCCGCGCGCTGTTGCAGTGTGTTTTTCACCTCGCCGCCGAAGCCCAGTTCACCCAGCCCCTTACCGCCGCCGACCAACTGCTGATCCAGCCAGGTCGCGCCGATCACCCGCGCCTGCCGCTCAATCGGCAGATGCGATTTCAGTTCCACAGCCACGCCGCCCAGCCGTTGCGCGTCGTACTGCCGGCCACGCTCCGCCAGATCGTCCGGCACTTTCCATAGTCCGTGCGCCACACGTTCCACAATGCCAGCACGGCGCAGGGCTTCCAGCCGGCGAACATGGGCTGCGACAACCTCCTGCGGGTCGCGGCCAGGCTTGGCTCGGCCCTGCTCGATCGCCAGGTGATGATCGGTGCGATACACGCCATTGCTCGCCAGCGCGGCGATGTTCTTGTCGGCCGCCCGCAGCTCGGCGGAACCGCGCACCTCCACCACCGCGCCGGTCGGGTAGTTCGCCAGCTCGTCGCGGGCGTTCAACGCGACGTAGTGTGCCTTGCCGTCCACGCCGTCGATGACCAGATAGCCGCAGTCATGCAGTTCGTCGGCCAGCCCCTTGGCAGCGACGCGGCCGACGATGGTGCGGCCGACCTCGCCCGGCTCGAACACCGCCAACTCGCGCGGCTGGCCGCTCATGGCACGCTGCATGGTGCGGATGATGTCGCCACGCTCGCCCAGCGCGCGCAACGTCTTCTCCGCGTCCGCATGGACGGCCCAGCTGCCGGGCTGCGTCTCGTCGGCCAGCCCCAGGCGCTGCAAGCGTTGCAGGCGGCCGATCAACAGCAGGCGCTGGCGTTGCAGCCGGGGTTCGTTGAGGCGTTCGATCTGCACTTGGCCATCGTCGCCGGCCTCGCGTTGCAGCGTGCGATCCAGGCTCGTCCACCGCTCTTGCTCCACCTCGCGCTGCAAGGTCTGCTGGATCTCCAGCTCGGTGCGCGGCCCCAGCCATTCGGTCGCCAGTTCGGCGGCGCGGTGGCGGAAGCCGTGGGCGATGTAGTCGCCCGCAATGATGAGGTCTTTGCCGGTGTCGTCGTGCCCGCGCACGATGAGGTGCGTATGCGGGTTGTCGGTGTTCCAGTGATCCACCGCCACCCAATCCAGCCGTGTCCCCAGGTCGGCTTCCATCCGACTCACCAAATGCCGGGTGTAGGTGCGCAGGTCGTCCAGCTCGGCGCCGTCCTCGGGCGAGACGATGAAGCGGAAATGGTGCCGGTCGTCTGCGGCCCGGTCCTTGAAAGCATCAAGGTCGGCTTCGTCGGTCTGCGGCCCGTAGGCCCGCCCAGGTTCGCCATCGCGGCCCGCGCCGTCGCGCTCGATGTAGCGCAAATGCTTGGCGAGCGACTGCGGGCTGGCATTGCGTTGATTGACCAGCAAGGTCTTGATGGTCACGCGCCGCGACATGGGCGTCAGCTTCGCACCCGCGAAACGCGCCGCCGTATGGCCGCGCCCCAGGCGCGAGCCGGGCCGCTGGCCTGCGCGTGCGCCGCTGCCACCGGCTGCGGAATGGCGCATCGAGGACTTGCCGCCGCTGGCCTTGCCCGCCTGCTTGAGCACCTTGGAAACGAAGCTCTGGCCCTGGCCCTTTCCCCGGTTCTTCGGGGCGCCGGGACGCACCCGAAAATCGTCGTCGCGGCGGTCGGTCATGGCCGCGCTCCCTGCAAGCTATGGCGTGTCCGGTCGTGTGAAGCACGCGGACATGCCAGCATCGGCGCGAACCTCGCGCCCCACGCGGCACGGCGGCGAAGCCGCTCCGTGCCGCGCCACCCCCATGTGCAGACTGGCTTTCGACCCGGCCCGGTGCCGCGTCCTTTTGTCTTGCCTTCCGCCTTTGCCCCTCGCTGTCGCTCCGGGCATCGGCGGCCCGGCGGCGCTGCTGCATAAGCAGCCAGCGCGCCGGCGAACGCGCGAACTGACGCCATGAAGGCCGCCGACCAGGCGCGTTCGAGGCAAGACGCCTGCACGTTGGACGGCTGCGCCGAAGGCAGCGCGAAGTGCGGTGCCCAATGCGTAGGATTGGCACCCGCACTGCACGCGCGACGACACGGCGACGAACAGTAGAACGACATGCCCGATGGCACGCCGGAGCGCAGCGAATTGGCGGCCATCATGGGCGTGTCTCCAGCCAGACCGGATGCGCAACGCCGATCACAGCGGATGCGCTGACCGGCCCGAAATAGCGGCTGTCGAACGACGCAGGATTGGTCACGCTCAACAGGAACAGCTCGCCCGGTTCGAGGCGGCGGCAAAGCTGCAAGGCTGGCAGCGGCCGGCCCAGCCGGTCGGCAGGCAGCACGGCGGCCGCAGGCACGCCGTCGATGCGTACCTGACCGGCGACGATGCAGACGTGTTGCGGCGCAACCGCGCCCACACGTTTGAGCAGCGGAACGCGGGTCGGCAGGTAGCCGCGCTGCGCAGCCAGCATGGCGGCCCTATCGGGCAGCGGCACCAGCACAATGCTGTCCACGGACAACGGACGTGGCAGCGCGGCGGTGCGCGGGTCGAACGATCCGATGCGATACCAGCCGACCGCCACGCTGTCGGACGGGTTGTAGGTCAGTCGCGGCAGCGGCGACACGAAAGCAGCCCAGGCCAGCGCAGCGAGGCCGATGGCGGCGAAACCCGCCAGGACGATGCGAGCGCGCAGGCGCGAGCGAGGACGTGGCGCGGGGCCAATCGCAGAAATGGTGGTCATGGGAATGTCCTCCCGGCAAGCCAGGCGGCATGCCGTTCGATGCTGTATTCGGGCAGCGGCAAGCGCGCCGCCAGACGG
This region includes:
- a CDS encoding LysR family transcriptional regulator encodes the protein MDLRHLKCFLAVAEELHFARAAEKLHIEQSPLSRTIKELEEELGVVLFARTTRSTRLTRAGSLFLEHVHRVFAALQQARDSVQAAANGFHGQLRVALSDGITPSRLPAVLTLCRQEEPEVELRFFEVPLSQQIKGLHDDLYDVGFAQFDEVGDGIVATPVWSDALMVAVPARHPLLAHKRIPLNELLRYPLVLCDPQVCEGHAKHVERVLRRADMEPLIAERVASCDLMMALVSAGFALGLTGESHISTCRESGVVARPLASRVPPLTTYLLRLEGEPSDVLTRFIERVETIESPESPRPTASHHPDPPKEPVP
- a CDS encoding EexN family lipoprotein, encoding MKKIIPFLLVAALAACGQSETPQKANTSEANIPTVEELAANPERLKELRQQCKTDRPKLGDVLCNRVAEATRKRFYGDGETPYTPPKESSKF
- the map gene encoding type I methionyl aminopeptidase; this translates as MTKRPEEISLLAESGRLLAQVFSHLDGLNLMGMSTMQINELVDDFIVNELRARPASKGQYGYAYALNVSPNNVVCHGVPSTTDILQDGDVVNFDITLEKNGYIADSSKTYLVGEVSQPGRRLVRVAYEAMWKGIQAVRPGATLGDVGHAIERHARRNGYSIVREYCGHGIGREMHEEPQVLHWGNPKTGLVLREGMVFTIEPMVNQGRRAVRTEDDGWTVVTRDGKLSAQFEHTVAVTRTGVQVLTLRVEENTDALKRTIEFGDAKNI
- a CDS encoding TrbC/VirB2 family protein, giving the protein MTQMTVPAFRFSANPALRLARLRCLARPAGQGLLLAALLLFLAGTAQAAGSSMPWEGPLQSILESIQGPVARIVAVIIIIATGLALAFGDTSGGFRKLIQIVFGLSIAFAASSFFLSFFSFSGGAVV
- a CDS encoding relaxase/mobilization nuclease and DUF3363 domain-containing protein — encoded protein: MTDRRDDDFRVRPGAPKNRGKGQGQSFVSKVLKQAGKASGGKSSMRHSAAGGSGARAGQRPGSRLGRGHTAARFAGAKLTPMSRRVTIKTLLVNQRNASPQSLAKHLRYIERDGAGRDGEPGRAYGPQTDEADLDAFKDRAADDRHHFRFIVSPEDGAELDDLRTYTRHLVSRMEADLGTRLDWVAVDHWNTDNPHTHLIVRGHDDTGKDLIIAGDYIAHGFRHRAAELATEWLGPRTELEIQQTLQREVEQERWTSLDRTLQREAGDDGQVQIERLNEPRLQRQRLLLIGRLQRLQRLGLADETQPGSWAVHADAEKTLRALGERGDIIRTMQRAMSGQPRELAVFEPGEVGRTIVGRVAAKGLADELHDCGYLVIDGVDGKAHYVALNARDELANYPTGAVVEVRGSAELRAADKNIAALASNGVYRTDHHLAIEQGRAKPGRDPQEVVAAHVRRLEALRRAGIVERVAHGLWKVPDDLAERGRQYDAQRLGGVAVELKSHLPIERQARVIGATWLDQQLVGGGKGLGELGFGGEVKNTLQQRADFLAEQGLAERRGQRVILARNLLGTLRNRELTQAAKDIAAETGLDHRSVADGQRVAGIYRRSVMLASGRYAMLDDGMGFSLVPWRPVIEQRLGQQLAATVRGGGASWEIGPQRGLSVG
- a CDS encoding ribbon-helix-helix protein, CopG family, whose amino-acid sequence is MSHYRLNLFIQPEHAKRLDELAAKKGVSRSSIVAAALASWLSPDAADQREAAIAKRLDRLSRQAERMERDQNIAIETLALFIRYYLTVSTPIPEAHQDAARAQGKARFEQFTEQLGRHLLRGRSLVRYVVEELHPDPMRMEDAAAAAQAQERAS
- a CDS encoding ParD-like family protein, whose product is MGIVNIDDDLHDQLRKASTVSCRSINAQAAFWIKIGMLCEMNPTKSFNEIVACELRLAGVVTQPLKMASP
- a CDS encoding S26 family signal peptidase; the encoded protein is MTTISAIGPAPRPRSRLRARIVLAGFAAIGLAALAWAAFVSPLPRLTYNPSDSVAVGWYRIGSFDPRTAALPRPLSVDSIVLVPLPDRAAMLAAQRGYLPTRVPLLKRVGAVAPQHVCIVAGQVRIDGVPAAAVLPADRLGRPLPALQLCRRLEPGELFLLSVTNPASFDSRYFGPVSASAVIGVAHPVWLETRP
- a CDS encoding conjugal transfer protein TraG; the protein is MQGTNVLFGQIAVVFGIVIAGVWGATQWTAAALGYQVRLGSPWFDFLGTSIYHPWKLFEWWFFFGAYAPEVFDTGGAIAGTSGMVAVVVAIAMSVWRSRQARMVTTYGSARWANAHDIRKAGLTQPAGVFLGQHDRQYLRHEGPEHVLTFAPTRSGKGVGLVVPTLLSWPASAVIHDIKGENWQITAGWRSRFSHCLLFNPTDAKSAAYNPLLEVRRGAHEVRDVQNIADILVDPEGALEKRNHWEKTSHALLVGAILHVLYAGEDKTLRGVANFLSDPASPFELTLHRMMTTPHLGDGSHPVVASAAREVLNKSDNERSGVLSTAMSFLGLYRDPTVAEVTSRCDWRIADLIAAEHPVSLYLVVPPSDISRTKPLIRLILNQIGRRLTESLDGSDGIERRHKLLLMLDEFPALGRLDFFETALAFMAGYGIRSFLIAQSLNQIDKAYGQNHSILDNCHVRVTFATNDERTAKRISETLGTATELRAQRNYAGHRLAPWLGHLMVSRQETARPLLTPGEVMQLPPDEAVVMVSSVAPIKAKKLRYYADANFKRRVLPPPALAGGQYADAPPLRPDDWSGLAIPPTPAVPATASADGLGSLAADDGGPRCQPELSETVAYDPELAAPAADLGLLDDDDDLPLPLPRQLDPAMQRTARLASLDPNDGIEL
- a CDS encoding VirB3 family type IV secretion system protein; the encoded protein is MSAASEGAPGFEIPLHRSLTEPILLGGAPRTVAIANGTLAAAVGLGLQLWIPGVVLWIVGHSLAVWGARVDPQFMQVFARHIKHKPLLDV
- the trbB gene encoding P-type conjugative transfer ATPase TrbB: MSAVPQSMSATSLDRRIQMLRTAMGPLIAAALEDPDVVEVMLNPDRTLWVDRLSSGRAPMGVELPEADGERIIRLVAAHVGAEVHRGQPLLSAELPETGERFEGILPPAAPGPAFALRKRAIGVIPLERYVIDGMMTSAQAGFLVRAVRERQNVLIAGATSSGKTTLANALLAEIAATGDRVLVLEDTVELQCAARDHVPLRTRAGVVSMTELVRSSMRLRPDRVVVGEVRGAEALDLIKVWGTGHPGGIATIHAGSALGALLRLEQLILEVAVNPPRALIAEAVNVVIHIAGRGRKRRIESIARVVGFDGVGYRLADWGADAMDAPFPELPPVPFAAETAAPSLSPDQPGELP